From a region of the Oryza sativa Japonica Group chromosome 6, ASM3414082v1 genome:
- the LOC4341287 gene encoding amino acid permease 3, producing MGGGTNGNGGGAASAMDVYLPRTQGDVDDDGKERRTGTVWTATAHIITAVIGSGVLSLAWAMAQLGWVAGPITLLLFAAITFYTCGLLSDCYRVGDPATGKRNYTYTDAVKSYLGGWHVWFCGFCQYVNMFGTGIGYTITASISAAAINKSNCYHWRGHGTDCSQNTSAYIIGFGVLQALFCQLPNFHQLWWLSIIAAVMSFSYAAIAVGLSLAQTIMDPLGRTTLTGTVVGVDVDATQKVWLTFQALGNVAFAYSYAIILIEIQDTLRSPPPENATMRRATAAGISTTTGFYLLCGCLGYSAFGNAAPGNILTGFGFYEPYWLVDVANACIVVHLVGGFQVFCQPLFAAVEGGVARRCPGLLGGGAGRASGVNVFRLVWRTAFVAVITLLAILMPFFNSILGILGSIAFWPLTVFFPVEMYIRQRQLPRFSAKWVALQSLSLVCFLVTVAACAASIQGVLDSLKTYVPFKTRS from the exons ATGGGAGGAGGGACcaacggcaacggcggcggagcggcgtcAGCTATGGACGTCTACCTTCCCCGGACCCaaggcgacgtcgacgacgacggcaaggAGAGGAGGACAG GGACGgtgtggacggcgacggcgcacaTAATCACGGCGGTGATCGGGTCCGGCGTGCTGTCGCTGGCGTGGGCGATGGCGCAGCTGGGGTGGGTGGCTGGCCCCatcaccctcctcctcttcgccgccaTCACCTTCTACACCTGCGGCCTCCTCTCCGACTGCTACCGCGTCGGCGACCCGGCCACCGGCAAGCGCAACTACACCTACACCGACGCCGTCAAGTCCTACCTCGGTGGCTGGCACGTCTGGTTCTGCGGCTTCTGCCAGTACGTCAACATGTTCGGCACCGGCATCGGCTACACCATCaccgcctccatctccgccgc GGCTATCAACAAGTCCAACTGCTACCACTGGCGCGGCCATGGCACGGACTGCAGCCAGAACACGAGCGCCTACATCATCGGCTTCGGCGTCCTGCAGGCCCTCTTCTGCCAGCTCCCAAACTTCCACCAGCTCTGGTGGCTGTCCATCATCGCCGCCGTCATGTCCTTCTCgtacgccgccatcgccgtcggctTGTCGCTGGCGCAGACCATCATGGACCCGCTGGGGAGGACGACGCTGACGGGCACGGTGgtcggcgtcgacgtcgacgccACGCAGAAGGTGTGGCTCACGTTCCAGGCGCTGGGGAACGTCGCCTTCGCCTACTCCTACGCCATCATCCTCATCGAGATCCAGGACACGctgcggtcgccgccgccggagaacgCGACGATGCggcgcgccacggcggcggggaTCTCGACGACCACGGGGTTCTACCTGCTGTGCGGCTGCCTGGGCTACTCGGCGTTCGGGAACGCGGCGCCGGGCAACATCCTCACCGGCTTCGGCTTCTACGAGCCATACTGGCTGGTGGACGTGGCCAACGCCTGCATCGTGGTGCACCTCGTCGGCGGGTTCCAGGTGTTCTGCCAGCCGCTGTTCGCCGCCGTGgagggcggcgtggcgcggcggtgcccggggctgctcggcggcggcgcggggcgggccAGCGGCGTGAACGTGTTCCGGCTTGTGTGGAGGACGGCGTTCGTGGCGGTGATCACGCTGCTGGCCATCCTGATGCCCTTCTTCAACAGCATCCTGGGAATCCTGGGGAGCATCGCGTTCTGGCCGCTCACCGTCTTCTTCCCCGTCGAGATGTACATCCGGCAGCGGCAGCTGCCGCGGTTCAGCGCCAAGTGGGTGGCGCTGCAGAGCCTGAGCCTCGTCTGCTTcctcgtcaccgtcgccgcctgcgccgcctccATCCAGGGCGTCCTCGACTCGCTCAAGACCTACGTGCCCTTCAAGACCAGGTCCTGA